A window of the Planococcus citri chromosome 4, ihPlaCitr1.1, whole genome shotgun sequence genome harbors these coding sequences:
- the LOC135845257 gene encoding serine/threonine-protein kinase PLK1-like, whose product MATGHTYAGKIVSKKLLTKSNREVKLTQEINIHRSLNHKHIVDFQASFEDGEFVYVVLELCQKRSLLELHKRRNALTEPETRYYMKQILDGVLYLHDNGIIHRDLKLSNLFLNDDMEMKIGDFGFATKIEYEGQRKNISNVAPEELNMKEFGLKIDVWSLGCIMYTLLVGKPPFETNSLRETSERIKRCDYKIPTEIKAPAANLIYSMLLPDPKKRPTAEQIISSDFFNDYIPSKLPVSCLTVAPRFDSKPWLKSIMEVKTVQLW is encoded by the exons ATGGCTACCGGTCACACGTACGCCGGAAAAATCGTATCGAAAAAGTTGCTAACGAAGAGTAACCGAGAAGTGAAACTGACCCAAGAAATAAACATCCACAGAAGCCTCAATCACAAACATATCGTCGATTTCCAAGCTTCTTTTGAGGACGGTGAATTCGTCTACGTCGTATTGGAATTATGCCAGAAAAGATCTCTTTTAGAATTACACAA ACGCCGAAACGCTTTAACCGAACCGGAAACCAGATACTATATGAAACAGATACTGGACGGTGTGCTGTATTTACACGATAATGGAATTATTCATAGAGATTTAAAACTAAGTAACTTATTCTTAAACGATGATATGGAGATGAAAATCGGCGATTTTGGATTCGCTACGAAAATCGAATACGAAGGCCAACGAAAAAA CATTAGTAACGTGGCTCCTGAAGAACTGAATATGAAAGAATTTGGCTTGAAAATAGATGTTTGGTCTCTTGGTTGTATTAT gtACACGTTACTCGTTGGCAAGCCTCCTTTCGAAACGAATTCTTTACGAGAAACCTCCGAACGTATTAAACGCTGCGATTACAAAATTCCTACTGAAATCAAAGCTCCTGCTGCCAATCTAATCTACTCCATGTTATTACCAGATCCAAAGAAAAGACCCACAGCAGAGCAAATCATCAGCTCTGATTTTTTCAACG atTATATACCTTCCAAACTGCCTGTTTCGTGCTTAACTGTTGCTCCTCGATTCGATTCTAAACCGTGGCTGAAGTCAATAATG GAGGTGAAAACAGTCCAGCTTTGGTGA